From the genome of Scytonema hofmannii PCC 7110, one region includes:
- a CDS encoding glycosyltransferase, protein MQVISRVRFPQTVETSDLYFNVDKSRSLDFHASESHITLRKSSTLSFNTYFNSIYEKLYTKYTSLSLLYYLLKLEGDFEVFAYRETEANTKEILFHNKFEQCQLSDPVKILLPELKHNQESGRIYLEITCFSEKGLFAEGLVVTEQEKPRDISLAIITCTFKKEVYVKKTVNTILQDRFLQDKKFKIFVVDNGKSLSHSDFEDLRIQLISNRNVGGSGGFTKGLIEALQENNYTHFLFMDDDIELDSEAIYRLFALYEYTKQDFAVAGSMLDLNRKHILYEAGAIYNKSINDEGKIKENQYTGYPLKHNLDLLNTTTLNSLLLEDKIDYGGFWFFAFSKKIVSKIGLLLPLFIKIDDMEFGLRINENFENGIITFPSVAVWHEPFYAKRPIWDFYYYVRNHLIANSIHSSLEYIKTVQIFTRCLLYYLFIFDYNSAQMVIKGFEDYMQGPNFITNNDPEILHSKIFEFSRSYKNQTILDNTSLMSEGHPIIKVKIIQKLISLLTLNGHLLPQFLIAEQSIIIRSGMKERESICKGFAKKRIIYIVETSPNAYQYELDQKAGLQILLTWVNSVIKNSFKWSSVKADWKKAFKDFTTIQFWQHYLEPQK, encoded by the coding sequence ATGCAAGTCATCAGCCGAGTTCGATTTCCTCAGACTGTTGAAACATCTGACCTATACTTCAATGTTGATAAAAGTAGATCTTTAGATTTTCATGCAAGCGAAAGTCATATAACTTTACGTAAAAGTAGTACCCTATCTTTCAACACTTATTTCAACTCAATTTACGAAAAATTATACACCAAGTATACAAGTCTTAGTTTGCTCTATTACTTACTGAAGCTTGAAGGCGATTTTGAGGTTTTTGCTTATCGAGAAACAGAAGCCAATACCAAAGAAATTCTTTTCCATAATAAATTTGAGCAATGTCAACTATCAGATCCTGTAAAAATATTACTACCAGAACTCAAACACAACCAAGAATCTGGTCGCATTTATCTAGAGATAACTTGTTTTAGTGAGAAAGGATTGTTTGCTGAAGGGCTAGTTGTCACCGAACAAGAAAAGCCCAGAGATATTTCATTGGCTATTATCACTTGTACTTTCAAAAAAGAAGTTTATGTAAAAAAGACAGTTAATACTATTCTGCAAGACAGGTTTTTACAAGATAAAAAGTTTAAAATTTTTGTAGTAGATAATGGAAAAAGTCTAAGTCATAGTGACTTTGAAGACTTGAGAATTCAGCTTATCTCTAATCGAAATGTCGGTGGAAGTGGTGGTTTTACCAAAGGGCTGATTGAGGCTTTGCAAGAAAATAATTATACTCATTTCTTGTTTATGGATGATGATATAGAGTTAGATAGCGAAGCTATTTACAGGCTTTTTGCTTTGTATGAGTATACAAAACAAGATTTTGCCGTAGCTGGCAGTATGCTAGATTTAAATAGAAAACACATTTTGTATGAAGCTGGAGCAATATACAACAAATCCATCAATGACGAAGGAAAGATTAAAGAGAATCAATATACTGGCTATCCTTTAAAGCATAATCTTGATTTACTAAACACCACTACGCTTAACTCACTTTTGTTAGAAGACAAGATAGATTATGGAGGATTTTGGTTTTTTGCTTTTTCCAAAAAAATTGTTTCAAAAATTGGATTGCTGCTACCCTTATTTATCAAAATAGATGACATGGAATTTGGTTTAAGAATAAACGAAAATTTTGAGAATGGAATAATAACTTTTCCTTCTGTAGCTGTGTGGCATGAACCTTTTTATGCTAAAAGACCTATTTGGGATTTTTACTATTATGTTCGCAATCACTTAATAGCTAATTCAATTCATAGCTCATTAGAATATATTAAGACAGTTCAAATTTTTACACGATGTCTGCTTTATTACTTGTTTATCTTTGACTACAACTCCGCACAAATGGTAATCAAAGGTTTTGAAGATTATATGCAAGGCCCGAATTTCATTACAAATAACGATCCAGAAATCTTACATTCTAAGATTTTTGAATTTAGTAGAAGTTATAAAAATCAAACTATTCTGGATAATACCAGTTTAATGAGTGAAGGTCATCCAATAATTAAAGTTAAAATAATACAAAAGTTAATCAGCTTGTTGACACTTAATGGTCATTTACTACCACAATTTTTAATTGCAGAACAAAGTATTATCATTCGCTCTGGGATGAAAGAACGTGAATCTATTTGTAAAGGATTTGCTAAAAAAAGAATTATTTATATTGTAGAAACCAGTCCTAATGCTTATCAGTACGAGTTAGACCAAAAAGCTGGTCTTCAGATTTTATTAACCTGGGTTAATTCTGTTATTAAAAATTCTTTTAAATGGTCAAGTGTCAAGGCAGATTGGAAAAAAGCCTTCAAAGATTTTACCACTATACAATTTTGGCAGCATTACCTTGAGCCACAAAAGTAA
- the glf gene encoding UDP-galactopyranose mutase, translated as MRVDWLIVGAGYSACVLAERIANELGQRVLIVEKRDHIGGNAYDYYNEYGILVHKYGPHIFHTKSKKVWDYLSQFTEWRHYYHHVLGVVEGKKVPIPFNLNTLYALFPPRYAEKLEEQLLEHFGFGVKVPILKLRETAIGDLEFLANYIYENVFVRYTAKQWELKPEELDRGVTGRVPVYISRDDRYFQDPYQAMPKQGYTEMFRRMIAHPNIKVLLNADYREVVNDIKFNRMVYTGPVDTFFDYMYGELPYRSLRFHFETLDQEHYQEVGTVNYPNDYDITRITEQKYLSGQTSPKTTLVMEYPQAYVPGKNDPYYPIPREENRERYDLYLKEAQKLKGTVVFVGRLAEYKYYDMDHAALRALSLFEKEVATS; from the coding sequence ATGAGAGTCGATTGGTTGATTGTAGGGGCTGGATATTCTGCATGTGTTCTAGCTGAAAGAATTGCTAACGAATTAGGACAACGAGTACTGATTGTAGAAAAACGAGATCATATTGGCGGAAATGCTTATGACTATTACAACGAATATGGCATTTTGGTACACAAATACGGTCCTCATATTTTCCACACTAAATCTAAAAAAGTTTGGGATTACTTATCCCAATTCACTGAATGGCGACATTATTACCACCACGTACTTGGTGTAGTGGAAGGGAAGAAGGTTCCCATACCATTTAATTTAAATACCCTCTACGCTCTTTTTCCTCCTCGCTACGCTGAAAAGCTAGAGGAACAGCTTTTAGAACACTTTGGTTTTGGAGTGAAAGTGCCAATTCTTAAGTTGCGAGAAACTGCTATTGGAGATTTGGAGTTTCTCGCTAACTACATTTATGAAAATGTTTTTGTCCGTTATACAGCCAAGCAGTGGGAACTGAAACCAGAGGAGCTCGATCGCGGAGTCACGGGACGCGTTCCAGTTTATATCAGCCGCGACGATCGCTACTTTCAAGATCCATACCAAGCTATGCCAAAGCAAGGTTACACAGAAATGTTCCGACGGATGATTGCTCACCCCAACATCAAAGTACTTTTAAATGCAGACTATCGAGAAGTTGTCAACGACATCAAATTCAACCGGATGGTATATACAGGTCCCGTTGATACCTTCTTTGATTATATGTATGGTGAGCTACCTTACCGCAGCCTGCGCTTTCACTTTGAAACCTTAGACCAAGAGCATTACCAAGAAGTAGGTACAGTTAACTACCCTAACGACTACGATATCACCCGTATTACCGAGCAAAAGTATCTATCAGGGCAAACTTCACCCAAAACCACCTTGGTTATGGAGTATCCTCAAGCTTACGTACCGGGTAAAAACGATCCTTACTACCCCATCCCACGTGAGGAAAACCGCGAGCGTTATGACCTCTACCTTAAAGAAGCTCAGAAACTCAAAGGTACAGTCGTTTTTGTGGGACGACTTGCTGAATACAAGTACTATGATATGGATCATGCAGCTTTACGCGCTCTAAGTTTGTTTGAGAAAGAAGTGGCTACAAGTTGA
- a CDS encoding ABC transporter ATP-binding protein: protein MSDKVIRVENLGKKYILSHQQEGTQYKTLRDLIANGARGLSEKLFNPSKKDKFSPSSQEFWALKDVSFEIERGDRVGIIGRNGAGKSTLLKILSRITEPTKGSIRIKGRVASLLEVGTGFHPELTGKENIFLNGAILGMSKAEIQQKFDEIVAFAEIEKFLDTPVKRYSSGMYVRLAFAVAAHLEPEILIVDEVLAVGDAQFQKKCLGKMEDVSAKEGRTVLFVSHSMNAVESLCNRGIVLESGRLYVDTGAQEAIGAYLEKTDKLMYETSLAERTDRRGSGKVKAISFKVLDAEGNEVNILQSGKDYYFEVGYVNNTGSTLSNVVFSFDFLDERGNTILLFRTNFTNNNITVEPDAGYVRCRVNNLPLANGSYHFLIFISHGEQEILDWVEDAAYVKVEGGDFFGTGNPGLSSICKILAKPEWSALSAKFF, encoded by the coding sequence GTGTCTGACAAGGTGATTCGAGTTGAAAATCTAGGCAAAAAGTATATTCTGAGTCACCAGCAAGAGGGAACCCAGTACAAAACTTTGCGCGATTTGATTGCCAATGGAGCAAGGGGACTGAGTGAAAAATTGTTTAACCCCTCAAAAAAGGATAAATTCTCTCCATCTAGTCAAGAGTTTTGGGCTTTAAAGGACGTGTCCTTTGAAATCGAGCGGGGCGATCGCGTTGGCATTATAGGCCGAAACGGAGCAGGAAAATCAACGCTGCTAAAAATTCTGAGTCGGATTACGGAACCGACAAAGGGAAGTATCCGAATTAAAGGTCGAGTTGCTAGTTTATTGGAGGTTGGAACGGGTTTTCATCCAGAACTCACTGGTAAAGAAAATATTTTTCTGAACGGGGCAATACTGGGAATGAGCAAGGCAGAAATTCAACAAAAGTTTGATGAAATTGTTGCCTTTGCAGAAATAGAAAAGTTTTTAGATACGCCAGTTAAACGTTATTCATCGGGAATGTATGTACGTTTGGCGTTTGCAGTTGCAGCCCATCTAGAACCAGAAATACTGATTGTAGATGAAGTGTTGGCAGTGGGAGATGCACAGTTTCAAAAGAAGTGTTTGGGAAAAATGGAGGATGTATCAGCTAAGGAGGGAAGAACAGTTTTATTTGTCAGCCATAGTATGAATGCGGTGGAGTCGCTTTGCAATCGAGGGATTGTGCTCGAATCAGGCAGATTGTATGTAGATACCGGAGCACAGGAGGCAATCGGCGCTTATTTAGAAAAAACTGACAAACTAATGTATGAAACTTCTCTGGCTGAACGAACAGATCGGAGAGGATCGGGCAAAGTAAAAGCAATTAGCTTCAAAGTTTTAGATGCAGAAGGTAACGAAGTAAATATCTTACAGTCAGGTAAAGATTATTATTTTGAAGTTGGCTACGTAAACAATACAGGAAGTACTCTTAGTAATGTTGTTTTTAGCTTTGATTTTTTAGATGAGAGAGGCAATACGATTCTATTGTTTCGGACTAATTTTACCAATAATAATATAACTGTGGAGCCTGACGCTGGTTATGTGAGATGTAGGGTAAATAATTTACCGCTAGCCAATGGTTCTTACCACTTTTTGATTTTTATTTCTCATGGCGAGCAAGAAATATTAGATTGGGTTGAAGATGCTGCATATGTTAAGGTAGAAGGCGGAGACTTTTTTGGAACTGGAAATCCTGGATTGTCAAGTATTTGCAAGATTTTAGCAAAGCCTGAATGGTCTGCTCTATCCGCTAAATTCTTCTAG
- a CDS encoding CPBP family intramembrane glutamic endopeptidase, with amino-acid sequence MKWQHTISVWGTCLFTFSTMNLATGALNSIVFASSDFTWNANLFSTNFLIGFLIATFLDAGAVFEENGWRGFALPLLQSRFNPLKASIVLGLMWFGWHIPVKFDIFFYGFGNALKLFFILMIKFVLLSIIMTFFFNQVGGTTIIAIAMHGISNDSVRLAGQILSDSYTVYLLTEINLVIPMLIVATGLVLKTKGRLGLTVSSD; translated from the coding sequence ATGAAATGGCAACATACTATCTCAGTTTGGGGAACCTGTCTGTTCACTTTTAGTACTATGAATTTAGCAACTGGCGCATTGAATAGCATTGTTTTTGCTTCTAGTGATTTTACGTGGAATGCTAACTTATTTTCCACCAACTTTTTGATTGGCTTTTTGATTGCCACGTTTTTAGATGCTGGTGCAGTATTTGAGGAGAATGGTTGGCGAGGATTTGCCCTACCTTTACTGCAAAGCCGCTTCAATCCCCTAAAAGCTTCCATTGTACTGGGACTGATGTGGTTTGGATGGCATATTCCTGTGAAATTTGACATATTCTTCTATGGGTTTGGAAACGCCCTAAAGCTTTTTTTCATTCTGATGATTAAGTTTGTCTTACTTTCAATCATTATGACGTTTTTCTTTAATCAAGTCGGAGGAACAACAATTATTGCGATCGCCATGCATGGTATCTCAAATGATTCAGTCAGATTGGCTGGTCAAATCTTATCAGATAGCTATACAGTCTACCTCTTAACAGAAATTAATTTGGTCATTCCTATGTTGATTGTGGCAACAGGCTTGGTTTTGAAAACAAAGGGTCGGCTTGGTTTAACAGTAAGCAGTGACTAG
- a CDS encoding response regulator → MQLGQASHGQEAITLTQRLRPDITLMDVRMPICDGVAATREIIQRSPWIRILVLTTFDDDEYVLQSLQAGALGYLLKHTPIEQIAIAIRSVYLGYCQLGPTIAPKIVQQLKPSLSHSTGKYRHLLSQREQEILKLMGLGKNNREIARELYLTEGTVRNYVSQIFNQLGVRDRVQAVLWAQQHLPD, encoded by the coding sequence ATGCAACTTGGACAAGCGAGTCACGGACAAGAGGCCATTACCTTGACTCAACGCCTGCGCCCTGATATAACTTTGATGGATGTACGAATGCCAATTTGCGACGGGGTTGCGGCGACTCGTGAAATTATTCAGCGATCTCCTTGGATACGGATTTTAGTGCTAACGACGTTTGATGATGATGAGTATGTTTTGCAGTCCTTACAAGCAGGGGCGTTAGGTTACTTACTAAAACATACTCCCATCGAACAGATTGCGATCGCTATTCGGTCAGTTTATTTAGGATACTGTCAACTTGGACCAACTATTGCCCCTAAAATCGTTCAACAGTTAAAACCTAGCCTCTCACACTCAACAGGTAAGTATCGTCACCTGCTAAGTCAACGCGAACAGGAAATCCTGAAGTTAATGGGACTGGGAAAGAACAATCGAGAGATTGCTCGAGAACTTTATTTGACAGAAGGTACTGTCAGAAATTATGTCTCTCAAATTTTTAACCAGTTAGGAGTTCGAGATCGAGTTCAAGCTGTGCTTTGGGCGCAACAACATCTGCCCGATTAG
- a CDS encoding AAA family ATPase, which yields MYEFVRQQIANSVVLIDEIDLNLHPPAAQSLVRQLPKLSQNCQFIFTTHSDAVSDVIGEDDTYRFLGGSLCL from the coding sequence TTGTACGAGTTTGTGAGGCAACAGATTGCTAACTCAGTAGTACTGATTGACGAAATTGACCTTAATCTTCATCCCCCAGCAGCACAAAGTTTGGTGCGCCAACTTCCCAAACTCAGTCAAAACTGCCAGTTTATTTTTACCACTCATAGTGATGCCGTAAGTGACGTAATCGGTGAGGATGATACTTACCGCTTCCTAGGGGGGTCGCTGTGCCTGTAA
- a CDS encoding diguanylate cyclase — translation MLDFINNFLFTNQFIPHGHCYLWKPGLVGLHILSDALTAIAYFSIPVMLVYFVKKRHDLPFHSIFLLFGAFIVACGMTHVMDIWTLWFPMYWLSGLVKAIAAFISCLTALSLLPLIPLALALPSPEQLEAANNQLLNEIEERQRVELKLRSLLDELEIRVAERTQELTKSLKDLSDIKFALDESAIVAITNHRGIITYVNDKFCSISKYSPEELVGKDHRIINSGYHPKEFFRQMWATISSGRIWKGEIKNKAKDGTNYWVDTTIVPLLKVDEKSYQYIAIRNDITARKRVDSELQSANEQLSNWVKELESRNQETAQMSKLSDMLQACLSIEEAHEVISKLVQPLFPDVSGGVFIINSSKRLVEAVATWGDVISNASQFFTPNECWALRRGQVHWVDNANCNVPCKHVHHNSCITESLCVPMMAQGEAMGVLHLSSQVQGKLNTAKQNLATTVAEHIALALANMKLHAAIQYQSVRDPLTGLFNRRYLEESLEREFARAERLQQALSIIMLDVDHFKRFNDTFGHNAGDIVLRELGAFLQKQIRNSDIACRYGGEEITLILPETPTEVAKSRAEAIREGVKHLLVEHHSQVFGALTVSLGVATFPEHGKTPEVAIAAADAALYRAKKEGRDRVIVASYTNSL, via the coding sequence ATGCTTGATTTTATAAATAATTTTTTATTTACAAACCAGTTTATTCCTCACGGACATTGTTATCTTTGGAAGCCGGGATTGGTGGGATTGCATATTTTGAGCGATGCACTAACAGCTATTGCTTATTTTTCAATTCCAGTTATGCTTGTTTATTTTGTCAAAAAACGGCACGATCTTCCCTTTCATTCGATATTTTTGCTGTTTGGAGCTTTTATTGTCGCTTGCGGTATGACTCATGTCATGGATATTTGGACGCTTTGGTTCCCAATGTACTGGTTATCGGGTTTAGTCAAAGCGATCGCAGCTTTCATCTCTTGTTTGACAGCTTTGTCTTTATTGCCATTAATCCCGCTAGCATTAGCTCTTCCCAGTCCCGAACAATTAGAAGCAGCTAATAACCAACTGTTGAATGAGATAGAAGAACGCCAGCGAGTTGAATTGAAACTGCGATCGCTTCTTGATGAGCTTGAAATCAGGGTGGCAGAACGTACTCAAGAGTTAACCAAATCTTTAAAAGATTTATCAGATATTAAATTTGCCCTAGATGAATCTGCGATTGTGGCTATTACAAATCATCGGGGAATCATCACATACGTCAATGATAAATTCTGCTCTATCTCAAAATATTCTCCTGAAGAACTTGTGGGAAAAGACCACCGCATTATCAATTCTGGGTACCATCCAAAAGAATTTTTCAGGCAAATGTGGGCAACCATTTCTTCCGGACGGATTTGGAAAGGTGAAATTAAGAATAAAGCGAAAGACGGAACTAATTATTGGGTGGATACAACCATTGTGCCACTTTTAAAGGTGGATGAAAAGTCATATCAATACATAGCTATTCGCAATGATATAACTGCTCGCAAGCGTGTGGATTCAGAACTACAATCTGCTAACGAACAACTTAGCAATTGGGTGAAAGAATTAGAAAGTCGCAATCAAGAGACTGCTCAAATGAGTAAATTAAGCGATATGTTACAAGCTTGTTTGAGCATTGAAGAAGCACATGAAGTGATTTCTAAACTAGTCCAACCTTTATTTCCAGATGTATCGGGCGGCGTGTTTATTATCAATTCCTCAAAACGATTAGTTGAGGCGGTTGCAACTTGGGGCGATGTAATATCTAACGCAAGTCAGTTCTTTACACCAAATGAATGTTGGGCGCTGCGACGGGGACAAGTTCATTGGGTTGATAACGCCAACTGCAACGTTCCGTGCAAGCACGTACACCACAACTCGTGCATTACAGAGTCCCTGTGTGTACCTATGATGGCACAGGGAGAAGCAATGGGCGTATTGCATTTAAGCTCTCAAGTTCAGGGAAAACTTAACACTGCCAAACAAAACTTGGCAACAACTGTTGCTGAACACATTGCTTTAGCACTAGCTAACATGAAGTTGCACGCAGCCATTCAATATCAGAGTGTTCGCGATCCCCTCACTGGATTGTTCAATCGCCGTTACTTGGAAGAATCTCTAGAAAGAGAATTTGCAAGAGCAGAACGCTTACAGCAAGCTTTGTCTATTATCATGCTTGACGTCGATCACTTTAAGCGATTTAATGACACGTTTGGTCATAATGCAGGAGATATAGTACTGCGGGAATTGGGTGCATTTTTGCAAAAACAAATCCGCAATAGTGATATAGCTTGTCGCTACGGAGGAGAAGAAATAACGCTGATACTGCCGGAAACGCCTACGGAGGTTGCTAAATCCCGTGCAGAGGCTATACGCGAAGGTGTAAAGCATCTGTTGGTAGAACATCATTCTCAAGTGTTTGGTGCTCTTACTGTATCGTTGGGAGTAGCAACGTTTCCAGAACACGGTAAAACACCGGAAGTGGCGATCGCAGCAGCTGATGCAGCACTGTATCGCGCTAAAAAAGAAGGTCGCGATCGCGTGATAGTCGCATCTTATACCAATTCTCTGTAA